One part of the Phragmites australis chromosome 3, lpPhrAust1.1, whole genome shotgun sequence genome encodes these proteins:
- the LOC133910850 gene encoding major pollen allergen Cyn d 1-like → MASSSSSSSSSSQLAAVVALALLVGGAWCAPNVPPGPNITTTIDSKWLEAKGTWYGSNPAGFAPDDKGGACGYKDVDKPPFSGMTSCGNEPIFKDGLGCGSCFEIKCDKPAECSGEPVVVYITDMNYEHIARYHFDLAGKAFGAMAKKGQEEKLRKAGEIDMQFRRVKCEYPAGTKIAFHVEKGSNPNYLALLVKNVAGDGNIVEVDVKEKGSNEFLPMKHSWGTIWRLDTPKPLKGPLSIRLTAEGGGKLVEDDVIPADWKADTAYNSKLQFGG, encoded by the coding sequence atggcctcctcctcctcctcctcctcctcctcctcgcagctggcggcggtggtggcactGGCGCTGCTGGTCGGCGGCGCGTGGTGCGCGCCCAACGTTCCCCCAGGCCCCAACATCACGACCACCATCGACAGCAAGTGGCTGGAAGCCAAGGGGACGTGGTACGGCTCCAATCCCGCGGGCTTTGCCCCTGACGACAAAGGTGGTGCGTGCGGCTACAAGGACGTGGACAAGCCTCCCTTCAGCGGCATGACATCGTGCGGCAACGAGCCCATCTTCAAGGACGGCCTCGGCTGCGGCTCCTGCTTCGAGATCAAGTGTGACAAGCCCGCCGAGTGCTCCGGCGAGCCGGTCGTCGTCTACATCACCGACATGAACTACGAGCACATCGCCAGATACCACTTCGACCTGGCCGGCAAGGCCTTCGGCGCCATGGCCAAGAAGGGCCAGGAGGAGAAGCTGCGCAAGGCGGGAGAGATCGACATGCAGTTCCGCCGCGTCAAGTGCGAGTACCCGGCGGGCACCAAGATCGCCTTCCACGTCGAGAAAGGCTCCAACCCCAACTACCTGGCGCTGCTCGTCAAGAACGTCGCCGGCGATGGCAACATCGTTGAGGTGGACGTCAAGGAGAAGGGCTCCAATGAGTTCCTGCCCATGAAGCACTCGTGGGGCACCATCTGGAGGCTCGACACCCCCAAGCCGCTCAAGGGCCCCTTGTCCATCCGCCTCACCGCCGAGGGAGGCGGCAAGCTCGTTGAGGACGACGTCATCCCCGCCGACTGGAAGGCAGATACCGCCTACAACTCCAAACTCCAGTTCGGGGGCTAA
- the LOC133911667 gene encoding major pollen allergen Cyn d 1-like yields the protein MASSSSQLAVAVALALLVGGAWCATPGTKIAFHVENGSSPNNLKLLVKDAAVDIVEVDVKEKGSNEFLPMKQSSGTIWTLDTPKPLKGPLSIRLTAKGGGMRVEDDVIPADWKAGTAYNSKLQFGG from the coding sequence atggcctcctcctcctcacagCTAGCCGTGGCGGTGGCACTGGCGCTGCTGGTCGGCGGCGCATGGTGCGCGACCCCGGGCACCAAGATCGCCTTCCATGTCGAGAATGGCTCCAGCCCCAACAACTTGAAGCTGCTGGTCAAGGACGCAGCCGTCGACATCGTCGAGGTGGACGTCAAGGAGAAGGGCTCCAATGAATTCCTGCCCATGAAGCAATCATCGGGCACCATCTGGACGCTCGACACCCCCAAGCCGCTCAAGGGCCCCTTGTCCATCCGCCTCACAGCGAAGGGAGGCGGCATGCGCGTTGAGGACGACGTCATCCCCGCCGACTGGAAGGCAGGCACCGCCTACAACTCCAAACTCCAGTTCGGAGGCTAA